The Gloeomargarita lithophora Alchichica-D10 genomic sequence ATCCGGTCTTTGATAATCCGCTCCAGACGGTTCAACCCCACCCGCACCTGGTTTTGCAGGAGTTCTCCCACGGAGCGCACCCTGCGGTTGCCCAGGTGGTCAATGTCGTCCACCTCGCCGGTGCCATGCTCCAGATTAATTAAATAATTAACCGCCTTGAGAATGTCATCCCGGGTCAACACCCGCATCTCCTCCGGCACCGCCAATTCCAGTTTTTTGTTGAGCTTATGCCGCCCCACCTTGCCCAGGTCGTAGCGTTTCGGGTCAAAAAACCGGGAATGCAGGAGTTGTTCCCCCCCGCCCACCGTCGGTGGTTCCCCCGGACGCAATTTGCGGTACAGTTCCAGCAGGGCTTCCTCTTCGGTGGGATTGCCTTCCTTGGCCGAGGTTTTCGCCAGGTAGTCCGGGTAACGCAAACCGTCAAAAATTTCGTTATCCGCCAACCCCATCGCCTTCAACAACACCAGCAAAGATAGCTTGCGGGTTTTATCAATCCGTACCCACACCAAATCGTTTTTATCCGTCTCAAATTTCAGCCACGCCCCCCGGCTAGGAATCAAACTGGCACTGTAGGTACGGCGGTTGTTTTTGTCCTTATCTTCTTTGTAATAAATCCCCGGACTGCGGACAATTTGATTCACGATCACCCGCTCGGCACCATTGATAATAAATGTCCCCCGGTCGGTCATCAAGGGCAGGTCACCGATAAATACTTCTTGGGTAATAATTTCCCCGGTTTCCTTATTCATCAACTGGGCGGGGACATAAACCTGCACCGCATAGGAGGCATCCCGGCGCTTCGCTTCTTCCACGTCATATTTGGGGCGTTTGAGTTTGTATTGATCCCCCAAAAAATGCAGTTCAACCTTACCCGTATAGTCGGTAATCGGCGAGAAATTTTTCAATTCTTCAATCAGCCCTTCTTCCAGAAACCAACGGAAGCTGGAGCGTTGAATTTCAATCAAATCCGGCAACAAGAACGAGGTATCATACTGACTCATGGCACCATCCCCTGAACGACATTAAGCGACCGCAACCGGCAACCGAAATAAACTTTGGGCATTTTCCGTAGTCTGATGCGCCACCTGGGCTAGGGATTCCCCCCGCAATGCGGCCACCTTTGCCGCCACCGGTAGGACATAGGCCGGTTCATTGCGCTGACCCCGATGGGGCACGGGCGCCAGAAACGGACAGTCGGTTTCCACCAACAACCGCTCCGCTGGCACCAGGGGGGCGCACTCGTGCAGTTGATGGGCATTTTTGAAGGTGATAATGCCGCTGAAACTGATATAAAACCCCAGGTCTAAAAACCACTGCATCTCCTCCGGTGTACCGCCCCAACAGTGCATTACCCCCCGTACCGCCCCCTGTTTTGCCCAGAATTTTTCTAGCAATTCCCGCATGGGTAAGGCCGCCTCCCGACAATGGATAATTACCGCCAAATTGTGGGTCTGCGCCAATAGTAATTGCTCCCAAAAGGCCGTTTCTTGCTCAGCACAATTGGCGGCTTTGTAATAATCCAAACCCGTTTCCCCCACGGCCACCACCCGCTCTCCCTGGGCAATTCCCGCTTCGATGGTTCGCCAAGCCTCCCGCCCCCAGTGTTGGGCTTCTAAAGGATGCAATCCCACAGCACAGCTTAATTCCGGCAGTTCCCGCACGAGGGCTTGAATTTCGCTAAATTCCCCCGGTGTTACGCAGGAATGCACCAGCCCCACCACCCCGGCTGACTGCCAACGCCGCTGCAACTCCCCCTGCTGACCGGCGAAGTCCTGAAAGTTGATATGCACATGGGTATCAACCAAAGGCGGCATGGCAACTAGGCCGAAGGAGCAACGGTCTGGGCTTGCGGTTCTAACTGTTTCAATTTGCGCGCCAGACGGGACTTTTTGCGGGCACCATTATTCGGGTGGAGAACTCCCCGCTTCACCGCCTTGTCAATTTTGCTGTAGGCCACCCGCAGGGTACTCTCCACTTGGATGGTGTCCCCCGCTTGCACAGCGACTAAACATTTTTTGATTAAGGTCTTAACTGTGGATTTATAAGCTTTGTTGCGTAAGCGATTACGCTCGGCAATTTGGATGCGTTTGATGGCAGATTTGATATTAGCCACAAAAGTTACCCCAGCAACAACCCGGACGGTAGGCATCAACGTTGCACTTGTCTGATAACACAAGTGCTTTATTAGCATAAGGCATAGGAAATTGAACTGTCAAGGGTTGCTGGCAAAGCCGGGGGGATTCTTAACAGGACTTAACCAAGTTCCCTGAGTATCGGCCAGATTAAGCTACAACAGGGAAAAGACATGAAGCGGGGGTCAACCCGATGATGCTACGTGTTGTCACCCAAGGGGCAGAGGCGAGAGCCGAATTGGGGCGGATTGGCCAGCGGTTGGCGGATACCCAGGCTCAGGCGGAACAGGTGCGGGAAATTCTTGCCCAGGTGCAACAACGGGGGGATCAGGCGTTGGTGGATTATACCCGCCAGTTTGACCAGCAGGAATTGTCCCCGGCGGATTTTTTGGTGTCGGGTTCGGCACTGGATGCGGCCTACCAGCAGGTGTCCCCGGAATTATTGGCCGCCATTCGCCTAGCACACAAACGCATTACGGAATTTCACCAGCAACGGGTGCCCCAGACCTGGGTGCAGTTTGCCCCGGATGGCATGGTGTTGGGCAAGCGTTATACGGCGGTGGACAAAGCCGGGGTTTATGTGCCGGGGGGGCGGGCGGCCTATCCCAGCACGGTGTTGATGAATTGCATTCCGGCCAGGGTGGCGGGGGTGGAGCGGGTGGTGATGGTCACGCCGCCGGGGGCAGAAGGGGCGGTGCATCCGGCGGTATTGGTGGCGGCGCAGGAATGTGGGGTGCAGGAAATTTACCGCATCGGCGGGGCGCAGGCGATTGGAGCCTTGGCGTTTGGTACGGCCACCATTCCCTGGGTGGATGTGGTCACTGGGCCGGGAAATGTGTATGTGACGTTGGCGAAAAAACAGGTCTATGGCCGGGTGGGGATTGACAGTTTGGCCGGGCCTTCCGAGGTGTTGATCATTGCCGATGGGACGGCCAAGGCGAATCAGGTGGCGGCGGATTTGTTGGCGCAGGCGGAGCATGACCCCTCGGCGGCGGCGATTTTGCTGACCACGGATAGCACCCTGGCGCAGGCGGTGGCTCAGGAGGTGGCGATGCAGTTGGAGCATCATCCCCGCCGGTTACTCACGGAAAAATCCATTGCCCATTATGGGTTGGTGGTGGTGGTGGAATCCCTAGCCCAGGCGGCGGAATTGGCGAATGAATTTGCCCCGGAGCATCTGGAGTTGGCGGTGGCGGCACCCTGGGATTTGCTCCCCCAGATTCGCCATGCGGGGGCGATTTTCCTGGGGCACCACACCCCGGAAGCCCTGGGGGATTACCTGGCGGGGCCAAACCACACCTTGCCCACATCGGGGGCGGCGCGCTTTAGCTCTGCGCTGGGGGTGGAGACGTTTCTCAAAGCCAGCAGTATCGTTGCGGCTTCTCCGGCCAGTTTGCACCAGTTGGGCGAGGCTGTGGTAGTCTTAGCCCAAGCCGAGGGTTTGCATTCCCATGCCGAATCGGTGCGCCTGCGTTTGGAACCTTGATACCAAGAATGCTAAAAACAATGCTGGTGGCGGTGGATGGTTCAGGTGCCGCCCAGGGGGTACTGCAAAGTCTGCGGTGGTTGCAGGTGAGCCATGACGGTCAGGTGCAGTTGGTATATGTCCATCCCCCGATTGTGGCCGACAGTCCGCTGGATGCGCCCCACCCGGAACCGGATTTGGCTCCTTGTTTAGCATTTTGTCAGCAAATTTTGCCCTGCGCTTGTAGTATAAAAATACTAACCGGTGACCCGGCAGAGGAGATTGTGGCCTGGGCGGGGGTAATAGGGGCGCAGTTGATCCTGATTGGCAGTCGGGGGCTAACGGGGGTGGAGCGGATTTTACGGCGGTCGGTGAGTGCCCAGGTGGTGGCGGATGCCCCCTGTGCGGTGTTGGTGGTGCATGGCTGAAAATCTGCCCGCTTTGATTCAGCAGATGCAGGGGGCGGGGTTTTATCCCCATCCGGTGGGGGTGATTGGAGTCAAACAAACCCATATTTCCTGGGTAATGTTGACCGGAGATTTTGCTTATAAGGTGAAAAAACCGGCTAATTTTGGCTTTTTAGATTTTTCGACTTTGGCAAAACGGCAACAATTTTGTCAGGAAGAATTACGTTTGAATCAACGGTTAGCCCCGGAATTGTACTTAGATGTTTTGCCGATTAGTATCAATGCCCAGGGTGAATACGGGTTTAATAGCGCTGGAGAAATCGTAGAATATGCGGTCAAGATGCGGCAGTTTGGGGAAGATGATCTATGGCTAACCTGTTTTGAGCAAGGGAAACTAGCGGTGCAGGATTTAGAAAATTTGGGGGCACAAATCGCCCAATTTCACCAACAATCCCCGACCAACGAATATATTACCGGTTTTGGTTCCTTAGCAATGATTAAACGGGTGGTGGATAGTAATTATGAGGCTACGGAATCCTATACCAACGAGTGGGGATTAGCCAAAGAATTTCAAGCGATTCGGGGGTTTACCGATAATTATTTAATCAAACATCAGGATTGGTTTAGCGAGCGACAAAATTTGGGCAAAATCCGGGAATGTCACGGGGATTTACACCTGGGAAATATCTGTTTTTTCCAGGGGCAAGCCTGTGTGTTTGATTGCATTGAATTTAACGAAGAATTTCGCTTGACCGATGGGGTGTATGATGTGGCCTTTCTGGTGATGGATTTNNNNNNNNNNNNNNNNNNNNNNNNNNNNNNNNNNNNNNNNNNNNNNNNNNNNNNNNNNNNNNNNNNNNNNNNNNNNNNNNNNNNNNNNNNNNNNNNNNNNNNNNNNNNNNNNNNNNNNNNNNNNNNNNNNNNNNNNNNNNNNNNNNNNNNNNNNNNNNNNNNNNNNNNNNNNNNNNNNNNNNNNNNNNNNNNNNNNNNNNNNNNNNNNNNNNNNNNNNNNNNNNNNNNNNNNNNNNNNNNNNNNNNNNNNNNNNNNNNNNNNNNNNNNNNNNNNNNNNNNNNNNNNNNNNNNNNNNNNNNNNNNNNNNNNNNNNNNNNNNNNNNNNNNNNNNNNNNNNNNNNNNNNNNNNNNNNNNNNNNNNNNNNNNNNNNNNNNNNNNNNNNNNNNNNNNNNNNNNNNNNNNNNNNNNNNNNNNNNNNNNNNNNNNNNNNNNNNNNNNNNNNNNNNNNNNNNNNNNNNNNNNNNNNNNNNNNNATCTCAGCCAAAAGTATGGGGCGATTCACCTGCGTTCGGATGCGGTGCGGAAACATTTGGGGGGGATTTCATTACAGCAAAAAGGGGGTGCAGAACTTTATACTCCAGAGATGACCGAGCGCACCTACGGGGAACTTTTGGGTTTGGCTTTAGCCCTATTGGCTGAGGGGCAATCGGTAGTTTTGGATGCCAAATATGACCGGGTGAATTTGCGTCAACAGGTATTACAAACTGTGGGTAAATTACCGATTTCTGTGCGTATTATTCATCCCCAAGCCCCGGTGGAATTATTGCGAGAACGATTGCATTTACGCACGGGTGATATTGCCGATGCGACAGCGGATTTACTGGCACAACAATTGCAACAATGGGAACCTTTTAGCGAAACCGAATTGGCCTGGGTAACAACGGTGGATACGACCCTAGAACCGGCGGCGTGGGAACTCGGTTTATCGCTGTGAGGCATCGGTAAACCTCATGGAGATTATGCAGAAATCCGGCATGGGTTGTGGGGGGGGATGCTTGCTGGCAAACAAAATGCTGTCAAAAAAGATACAATTTTTAATAAAGCGAAAGTTTTAATAATTGCATCAGACCTAGGGGTCAACGGGGGGCGATTTGGGGGCAAATTTGGGGCGGTTGTTTGGGTCAGCTTTGTTGTTTTGGTTGGGGTTGACTTTGCTTTTGCCGACTTTACCGCTTTACTTGGACGAGGTACTGGGGGCGAGTGACTCCCAGATTGGCTGGGTGATCGGGGCATTTGCCTTAGGAATGTTGTTGTTTCGGGAGCCGGTGGGGCGGTTGACGGATGAGCGGGGGCGCAAGCTGGGGATTCAGATTGGATTAATTGTTTTGGCGACCGCACCCCTGGGGTATCTCTGGTTGGAGGGGATTCCCGCCCTGTTGGTACTGCGGACGTACCACGGGTTGAGTGTGGCGGCGTTTGCGACCGGGTATTTGGCACTGGTGACGGATTTGGCACCGGCGGCGCAGCGGGGGCAGGTGTTGGGGTATATGACCCTGGCGCAACCGGTGGGAGTGGCTCTGGGGCCGGCCATTGGGGGTTTTTTGGCAGATCAGGGGCAATATGAGTTGATTTTTAGCCTGTCGGCTCTGCTGGGCGGGTTGAGTTGGGTGGTGTGTACCTGGGGGGTACGGGAACCAGAACGGGAGCGGGTTCCAGCAAGTCGGTCTGCCTCTTGGGGTTTGTTGCTCACGCCCCGGTTACGCACGCCTGCTTTGGTGTTTTTGTTGGTGGGGTTGTTGTTTGGCAGTTTGCAGATTTTTATTCCCCTATTTATCAAGCGCCAGGGTATCCCGATGAATCCGGGGTTGTTTTACACGGCGGTGGCGGTGGCCAGTTTCTCGGTGCGGCTTGCCCTGGGGCAGGCGGCGGATCGCTGGGGACGGGGGCGTTTGATTACCGTGAGTTTGGGGTGCTATTGGCTGGCGATGGTCACCCTGTGGTGGGCGCAGGGGGTGCCCTGGTTATTACTGGCGGGGGGATTTGAGGGCATCGGGGCGGGGTTGTTGATTCCGGGGATGGCGGCCTTGATTGCGGATCGTTCCCACCCCTACGAGCGGGGGCGCAGTTTCGGTCTGTGTCTGGGCGGGTTTGACCTGGGGATTGCCCTGGCTGGTCCGATACTGGGCAATTTGGCGGCACAACTGGGGTTGCGGGAGGTGTTTGGTGGGTTGGCGGGGGTGGCGTTGCTGGCCTTGGGGGTTTATGTGTTGTGGATTGGCAAAAACCCCCGCGATTCCTTGGCTTTTGCCTTTCGCAATCGTCCGGATGCCTATCGCATCACTTAAACCGGCCTTAAATCAATTGTGTTAATATCTTGACAAATCTTGCCCCGTGGAAGTGATGGCGAAGGTCTTGGTGCTAAATGCTTCCTACGAGCCATTGAATATCACCACCTGGAAGCGGGCGGCGGTGTTGGTACTCAAG encodes the following:
- a CDS encoding TatD family hydrolase, which produces MPPLVDTHVHINFQDFAGQQGELQRRWQSAGVVGLVHSCVTPGEFSEIQALVRELPELSCAVGLHPLEAQHWGREAWRTIEAGIAQGERVVAVGETGLDYYKAANCAEQETAFWEQLLLAQTHNLAVIIHCREAALPMRELLEKFWAKQGAVRGVMHCWGGTPEEMQWFLDLGFYISFSGIITFKNAHQLHECAPLVPAERLLVETDCPFLAPVPHRGQRNEPAYVLPVAAKVAALRGESLAQVAHQTTENAQSLFRLPVAVA
- the rpsT gene encoding 30S ribosomal protein S20; translated protein: MANIKSAIKRIQIAERNRLRNKAYKSTVKTLIKKCLVAVQAGDTIQVESTLRVAYSKIDKAVKRGVLHPNNGARKKSRLARKLKQLEPQAQTVAPSA
- the hisD gene encoding histidinol dehydrogenase gives rise to the protein MLRVVTQGAEARAELGRIGQRLADTQAQAEQVREILAQVQQRGDQALVDYTRQFDQQELSPADFLVSGSALDAAYQQVSPELLAAIRLAHKRITEFHQQRVPQTWVQFAPDGMVLGKRYTAVDKAGVYVPGGRAAYPSTVLMNCIPARVAGVERVVMVTPPGAEGAVHPAVLVAAQECGVQEIYRIGGAQAIGALAFGTATIPWVDVVTGPGNVYVTLAKKQVYGRVGIDSLAGPSEVLIIADGTAKANQVAADLLAQAEHDPSAAAILLTTDSTLAQAVAQEVAMQLEHHPRRLLTEKSIAHYGLVVVVESLAQAAELANEFAPEHLELAVAAPWDLLPQIRHAGAIFLGHHTPEALGDYLAGPNHTLPTSGAARFSSALGVETFLKASSIVAASPASLHQLGEAVVVLAQAEGLHSHAESVRLRLEP
- a CDS encoding universal stress protein codes for the protein MLKTMLVAVDGSGAAQGVLQSLRWLQVSHDGQVQLVYVHPPIVADSPLDAPHPEPDLAPCLAFCQQILPCACSIKILTGDPAEEIVAWAGVIGAQLILIGSRGLTGVERILRRSVSAQVVADAPCAVLVVHG
- a CDS encoding phosphotransferase, yielding MAENLPALIQQMQGAGFYPHPVGVIGVKQTHISWVMLTGDFAYKVKKPANFGFLDFSTLAKRQQFCQEELRLNQRLAPELYLDVLPISINAQGEYGFNSAGEIVEYAVKMRQFGEDDLWLTCFEQGKLAVQDLENLGAQIAQFHQQSPTNEYITGFGSLAMIKRVVDSNYEATESYTNEWGLAKEFQAIRGFTDNYLIKHQDWFSERQNLGKIRECHGDLHLGNICFFQGQACVFDCIEFNEEFRLTDGVYDVAFLVMD
- a CDS encoding AAA family ATPase, producing LSQKYGAIHLRSDAVRKHLGGISLQQKGGAELYTPEMTERTYGELLGLALALLAEGQSVVLDAKYDRVNLRQQVLQTVGKLPISVRIIHPQAPVELLRERLHLRTGDIADATADLLAQQLQQWEPFSETELAWVTTVDTTLEPAAWELGLSL
- a CDS encoding MFS transporter, with the translated sequence MGANLGRLFGSALLFWLGLTLLLPTLPLYLDEVLGASDSQIGWVIGAFALGMLLFREPVGRLTDERGRKLGIQIGLIVLATAPLGYLWLEGIPALLVLRTYHGLSVAAFATGYLALVTDLAPAAQRGQVLGYMTLAQPVGVALGPAIGGFLADQGQYELIFSLSALLGGLSWVVCTWGVREPERERVPASRSASWGLLLTPRLRTPALVFLLVGLLFGSLQIFIPLFIKRQGIPMNPGLFYTAVAVASFSVRLALGQAADRWGRGRLITVSLGCYWLAMVTLWWAQGVPWLLLAGGFEGIGAGLLIPGMAALIADRSHPYERGRSFGLCLGGFDLGIALAGPILGNLAAQLGLREVFGGLAGVALLALGVYVLWIGKNPRDSLAFAFRNRPDAYRIT